From Deinococcus misasensis DSM 22328, one genomic window encodes:
- a CDS encoding MinD/ParA family ATP-binding protein: MIPFAAFHRNTGRSTLLAALAVRLSREKRVLVLDADISAPQQQTLLGVPARNVEFTLNDHLVGLCDLAQTVQDLSGPQKNHAGALYMIPASDDLTVASRTLREEYDSAVLIQDLQRLAHTLSIDHVLIDMPVGLSGTTLPLMSISDLLMVVVRIEKKDYEGIGVILDVARKLDVPHLMLNVNMVHRTYPLDEVRHKFSESYRVETHAFPHITPLSTSPEGEEAMQELCTRIRELG; this comes from the coding sequence GTGATTCCATTCGCCGCTTTCCACCGCAACACGGGTCGCTCCACCCTGCTGGCCGCTCTGGCCGTGCGGCTCTCCCGAGAAAAACGCGTGCTGGTGCTGGATGCAGACATCAGTGCACCCCAGCAGCAGACCCTCTTGGGGGTTCCGGCCCGCAATGTGGAATTCACCCTCAATGACCATCTGGTGGGTCTGTGCGATCTTGCCCAGACCGTGCAGGACCTCTCTGGCCCTCAAAAAAACCATGCTGGAGCCCTGTACATGATTCCGGCCAGCGACGACCTGACGGTGGCCTCACGCACCCTGCGCGAAGAGTACGACTCGGCGGTGTTGATTCAGGACCTGCAACGGCTGGCCCACACCCTGAGCATCGACCATGTGTTGATCGACATGCCGGTGGGCCTGAGTGGCACCACCCTGCCCCTGATGTCCATTTCGGACCTCTTGATGGTGGTGGTCCGCATCGAGAAAAAAGACTACGAAGGCATCGGGGTGATCCTTGACGTGGCCCGCAAACTGGACGTGCCCCACCTGATGCTGAACGTCAACATGGTGCACCGCACGTACCCTCTGGATGAAGTGCGCCACAAATTCTCGGAAAGCTACCGGGTGGAAACGCACGCCTTTCCCCACATCACCCCCCTGAGCACCTCACCCGAGGGGGAAGAGGCGATGCAAGAACTGTGCACCCGCATCCGGGAACTGGGGTGA